One region of Myxococcus fulvus genomic DNA includes:
- a CDS encoding Y-family DNA polymerase produces the protein MRRAYLHFTRFPVQRKVIECPELAGRPFVLVEEARGQRRVVAASTSALKAGVRPGVTLTAATALEPGLRHFPYRVDEEKRALVALGEALMSLGPGFQLSAPDGLWLDAGAAHLSGGEAGLCSRALALCEGLGYRAHVVVASEAFTARALARFGARRVEVVAPGESAQALAPLPLAALEGRESAPFSALGLRTLGEVAELPPGAVAARGGVMGARAHAWCGGRDETPFVAEVLDEVLEERRVLEWPAESFEPLGFALKTLLDRLGARLVGRGRAAVRITFTLKLDPTGQQRVTLSLARPTAASKLLLDLARHRLEELRLENPVAEVSARVDEHSENRGQQLSLGDAPEGDAALEVVLSRLATTLGEESLCSAGLEPVHRPEGAQGTRAFRPPEARKEWGEALTPVERRAGGPRERPSRLLAEPAWLDAELGDSGRLLAARVGGRRHRVTAVTGPERLGGEWWAETPFQRDYYRVHFEGLGPAWVFQDMRDGRFYLQGLFD, from the coding sequence ATGCGCAGGGCCTATCTGCATTTCACGCGCTTCCCGGTGCAGCGCAAGGTCATCGAGTGTCCGGAGCTGGCGGGCCGGCCTTTCGTGCTGGTGGAGGAGGCTCGCGGCCAGCGGCGGGTGGTGGCGGCGTCCACGTCCGCGCTGAAGGCAGGCGTGCGGCCCGGGGTGACGCTCACCGCGGCGACGGCGCTGGAGCCGGGGCTGCGGCACTTCCCCTATCGGGTGGACGAGGAGAAGCGGGCGCTGGTGGCGCTGGGGGAGGCGCTGATGAGCCTGGGGCCGGGCTTCCAGCTCTCCGCTCCAGACGGACTGTGGCTCGACGCGGGAGCGGCGCACCTGTCGGGAGGTGAGGCGGGGCTGTGCTCGCGGGCGTTGGCGTTGTGCGAGGGGCTGGGGTACCGGGCGCACGTGGTGGTGGCGTCGGAGGCGTTCACCGCGCGAGCGCTGGCGAGGTTCGGGGCGCGGCGGGTGGAGGTGGTGGCGCCGGGGGAGTCGGCCCAGGCGCTGGCGCCGTTGCCGTTGGCGGCGCTGGAGGGGCGGGAGTCCGCGCCGTTCTCCGCGTTGGGGCTGCGCACGTTGGGGGAGGTGGCGGAGCTGCCGCCGGGGGCGGTGGCGGCGCGGGGTGGGGTGATGGGGGCGCGGGCACATGCGTGGTGTGGCGGGAGGGATGAGACGCCCTTCGTGGCGGAGGTATTGGACGAGGTGCTGGAGGAGCGGCGGGTGTTGGAGTGGCCGGCGGAGTCGTTCGAGCCGTTGGGCTTCGCGCTGAAGACGTTGCTGGACAGGTTGGGTGCGCGGCTGGTGGGGCGAGGGCGGGCGGCGGTGCGCATCACCTTCACGTTGAAGCTGGACCCCACGGGGCAGCAGCGGGTGACGCTGTCGCTGGCGAGGCCCACGGCGGCGTCGAAGCTGTTGTTGGACCTGGCGCGGCACCGGCTGGAGGAGCTGCGGTTGGAGAACCCGGTGGCGGAGGTGTCCGCGCGGGTGGACGAGCACTCCGAAAACCGGGGGCAGCAGCTCTCGTTGGGGGACGCGCCGGAGGGGGACGCGGCGCTGGAGGTGGTGTTGTCGAGGTTGGCGACGACGTTGGGGGAGGAGTCGCTGTGCTCGGCGGGGTTGGAGCCGGTGCATCGGCCGGAAGGCGCGCAGGGGACACGGGCGTTCCGACCGCCGGAGGCTCGCAAGGAGTGGGGGGAGGCGTTGACGCCGGTGGAGCGGAGGGCGGGCGGGCCGCGGGAGCGGCCGTCACGTTTGCTGGCGGAGCCGGCGTGGCTGGACGCGGAGCTGGGAGACTCCGGTCGGTTGCTCGCCGCGCGAGTCGGCGGACGGCGTCACCGGGTGACGGCGGTGACGGGCCCCGAGCGATTGGGCGGCGAGTGGTGGGCCGAGACGCCCTTCCAACGCGATTACTACCGGGTGCACTTCGAGGGACTGGGGCCCGCCTGGGTCTTCCAGGACATGCGCGACGGCCGCTTCTACCTGCAGGGGTTGTTCGACTGA
- a CDS encoding FHA domain-containing protein, whose protein sequence is MVSVNQLRPFASASLEAFRAASGPVALIQQPVDPVFRNVAQQLTGARTVGMAHRSRMTERLLAMLRDFDNLEVHFLNPKVDGEELTVGRSDCDLVVPDPSVSQHHATLRWNATTGGFQVRDAQSMNGTWINGAPLGFRAQVTLNDGDTLAFGDAQFLYLRAETVHEHLRLASPQPKP, encoded by the coding sequence ATGGTGTCCGTGAACCAGCTCCGTCCCTTCGCCTCGGCCTCGCTGGAGGCCTTCCGGGCCGCGTCCGGTCCGGTGGCGCTCATCCAGCAGCCCGTGGATCCCGTCTTCCGGAACGTCGCCCAGCAGCTGACGGGCGCTCGCACGGTGGGCATGGCGCACCGCTCGCGCATGACGGAGCGGCTGCTCGCGATGCTCCGCGACTTCGACAACCTGGAGGTGCACTTCCTGAACCCCAAGGTGGATGGGGAGGAGCTCACCGTGGGGCGCTCGGACTGCGACCTGGTGGTGCCGGACCCGTCGGTGTCCCAGCACCACGCGACGCTGCGGTGGAACGCGACCACGGGTGGGTTCCAGGTGCGGGACGCGCAGTCGATGAACGGCACGTGGATCAACGGCGCGCCGCTGGGCTTTCGCGCGCAGGTGACGCTCAACGACGGGGACACGCTGGCGTTCGGCGACGCGCAGTTCCTCTACCTGCGCGCGGAGACGGTGCACGAGCACCTGCGGTTGGCGAGCCCCCAGCCGAAGCCCTGA
- a CDS encoding NAD-dependent epimerase/dehydratase family protein — protein sequence MRVLVTGAAGFIGHHVSAKLLARGDTVIGVDNLDPSGDVPLKRARLARLHALPGAERFTCHEADITEAPALARIFQQEHPERVVHLAARVGVREAGASASSYVDANVVGWLQVLEQGRAAGVSHLVYASSSSVYGADTPPPFHESASADHPLNVYSATKRAGELLAHTYGHLHGLPTSGLRFFTVYGPWGRPDMAPLRFLRALSAGRPIDLYGEGRMLRDFTFVEDVAEAVLRVLDRPPVGSPPYRLLNVGRGEPVSVRDFVAVLERLLGTRAVLKLLPAQAGEMDSTWADPTALERETGFRPRVSVDEGLAALVAWAREHSIS from the coding sequence ATGCGGGTCCTCGTCACCGGCGCAGCGGGCTTCATCGGTCACCACGTCAGCGCGAAGCTGCTCGCCCGAGGTGACACCGTCATCGGCGTGGACAACCTGGACCCCTCTGGAGACGTCCCCCTCAAGCGCGCCCGTCTGGCCCGACTCCACGCACTCCCCGGCGCGGAGCGCTTCACCTGTCACGAGGCGGACATCACCGAGGCTCCCGCGCTCGCGAGAATCTTCCAGCAGGAGCACCCCGAGCGAGTCGTCCATCTGGCCGCGCGAGTCGGCGTGCGAGAGGCCGGGGCCTCCGCTTCGTCCTACGTGGACGCGAACGTCGTGGGCTGGCTCCAGGTCCTGGAGCAGGGCCGCGCCGCGGGCGTTTCGCACCTGGTCTACGCGTCCTCCAGCTCCGTGTACGGCGCGGACACGCCGCCTCCCTTCCACGAGAGCGCCTCCGCCGACCATCCCCTCAATGTCTACTCCGCGACCAAGCGCGCCGGAGAGCTGCTGGCCCACACGTACGGTCACCTCCACGGCCTGCCCACCAGCGGCCTGCGCTTCTTCACCGTGTACGGCCCCTGGGGACGCCCGGACATGGCGCCGCTGCGCTTCCTGCGCGCACTGAGCGCGGGCCGCCCCATCGACCTGTACGGGGAGGGGCGCATGCTGCGCGACTTCACCTTCGTGGAGGACGTGGCGGAGGCGGTGCTGCGCGTCCTGGACCGTCCTCCCGTGGGGAGCCCACCGTATCGACTGCTCAACGTGGGACGCGGGGAGCCCGTCTCCGTGCGGGACTTCGTCGCCGTGCTGGAGCGACTGCTGGGGACACGGGCCGTGCTGAAGCTGCTGCCCGCGCAGGCGGGGGAGATGGACTCGACCTGGGCGGACCCCACCGCCCTCGAGCGCGAGACGGGCTTTCGCCCCCGTGTGTCCGTGGACGAAGGGCTCGCGGCGCTCGTGGCCTGGGCGCGCGAGCACTCCATCTCCTGA
- a CDS encoding ATP-binding cassette domain-containing protein encodes MSSLRAHRVSYAYSDAVAVLSEVDFHLPAGWTGLVGANGAGKSTLLRLLAGELTPTEGHLQFEPPSPTLRLCRQEVEALTPDITEFAESWDSLARRLHGQLGLDVSALERWSTLSPGERKRWQVGAALAAEPHVLLLDEPTNHLDAEARAWLVSALKRFKGVGVVVSHDRPLLESLTSATLRVHGGDARLWPGAYSAAKQHWEAEREAELGAYQQARAEQKRTARMLDQARREQASADAGRSTRKRLKDKNDNDARSMGASVVAGWAENHAGRRVGILRRELERVSDAVGEFHADKTMGRSVFVDYVRSPNPWLITLDVPELRVGDVPLLGPVKLAVGREARVRIEGPNGAGKSTLVRALLDNTRVPRERILYLPQDVGAEEARATLDAVRALPPEEKGRVLSLVAALGVDPERLLGSEQPSPGEVRKLLIARGLGQHAWALVLDEPTNHLDLPSIERLEAALREYPGALLLVSHDSAFARACTSECWRVEHGQVEVTSG; translated from the coding sequence ATGTCATCCCTCCGCGCGCATCGCGTGTCGTACGCCTATTCCGACGCTGTCGCCGTCCTCTCCGAAGTCGACTTCCACCTGCCCGCGGGCTGGACGGGACTCGTGGGCGCCAATGGCGCAGGCAAGTCCACGCTCCTCCGCCTGCTGGCCGGAGAGCTGACGCCCACCGAGGGGCACCTCCAGTTCGAGCCGCCCTCCCCCACCCTGCGGCTGTGCCGTCAGGAGGTCGAGGCGCTCACGCCCGACATCACCGAGTTCGCCGAGTCGTGGGACTCGCTCGCGCGGCGGCTGCATGGACAGCTGGGATTGGACGTCTCCGCGTTGGAGCGCTGGTCCACGCTGTCACCGGGAGAGCGCAAGCGCTGGCAGGTGGGAGCGGCGCTCGCGGCCGAGCCGCACGTGCTGCTGCTCGACGAGCCCACCAACCACCTGGACGCCGAGGCCCGGGCCTGGCTCGTCTCCGCGCTCAAGCGCTTCAAGGGCGTGGGCGTGGTGGTGTCGCATGACCGGCCGCTGCTCGAGTCGCTCACCTCGGCCACCCTGCGCGTGCATGGCGGCGACGCGCGGCTGTGGCCCGGGGCCTACTCCGCGGCGAAGCAGCACTGGGAGGCCGAGCGCGAGGCGGAGCTGGGCGCCTATCAGCAGGCGCGCGCGGAGCAGAAGCGCACGGCCCGGATGCTGGACCAGGCCCGGCGCGAGCAGGCCTCCGCGGACGCGGGCCGCAGCACCCGCAAGCGGCTCAAGGACAAGAACGACAACGACGCGCGCTCCATGGGCGCGTCCGTCGTCGCCGGCTGGGCGGAGAACCACGCGGGCCGCCGCGTGGGCATCCTCCGTCGGGAGCTGGAGCGGGTCAGCGACGCGGTGGGCGAGTTCCACGCGGACAAGACGATGGGCCGCTCCGTCTTCGTCGACTACGTGCGCTCCCCCAACCCGTGGCTCATCACGCTGGACGTGCCGGAGCTGCGTGTCGGGGACGTGCCGCTCCTGGGGCCGGTGAAGCTGGCGGTGGGCCGCGAGGCGCGCGTGCGCATCGAGGGCCCCAACGGCGCGGGCAAGAGCACCCTGGTGCGCGCGCTGCTGGACAACACTCGCGTGCCTCGCGAGCGCATCCTGTACCTGCCGCAGGACGTGGGCGCCGAGGAGGCCCGGGCCACCCTGGACGCGGTGCGCGCGCTGCCTCCCGAGGAGAAGGGCCGCGTGCTGTCCCTCGTCGCCGCGCTCGGCGTGGACCCGGAGCGGCTGCTCGGCTCGGAGCAGCCGTCCCCGGGTGAGGTGCGCAAGCTGCTCATCGCGCGTGGCTTGGGGCAGCATGCCTGGGCGCTGGTGCTCGACGAGCCCACCAACCACCTGGACCTGCCCTCCATCGAGCGACTGGAGGCGGCCCTGCGCGAGTACCCCGGCGCGCTGCTGCTGGTGAGCCACGACTCCGCCTTCGCGCGCGCCTGCACCAGCGAGTGCTGGCGCGTGGAGCATGGACAGGTGGAGGTGACGAGCGGGTGA
- a CDS encoding SPFH domain-containing protein translates to MDPGSIVLILIAVGALGFLGYSCVRIVPQAKVMVVERLGKFHDVATSGLNLLWPFIDSPRPIEMRTGNRYMRSTMVDLREQVMGFETVQVITHDNVNMEVGSVIYYQIVDPAKALYQVENLALAIEQLTMTNLRNVMGSLTLDQTLTSRETVNTRLRIVLDEATEKWGVKVTRVELREIEPPQAIKSAMAKQMTAERERRAEVTKAEGDKAAAILQAEGEKISRILRAEAERDAEIARAEGHKRATMLEAEGKAEATRLTFEAIHNGRATPEILALRYMETLQEMSKGDNKMFIPYEATATLGAVSALKEVFFKDDEGAKAKAPAQRPAPTAAALAAQAIARGNVLAESATLAGVPAVPPRRPRPPTEQDE, encoded by the coding sequence ATGGATCCGGGCTCGATCGTATTGATTCTCATCGCGGTGGGAGCCTTGGGCTTCCTGGGCTACAGCTGTGTCCGCATCGTTCCCCAGGCCAAGGTCATGGTGGTGGAGCGGCTGGGCAAGTTCCACGACGTGGCCACCAGCGGGCTCAACCTCCTGTGGCCCTTCATCGACAGCCCGCGCCCCATCGAGATGCGCACGGGCAACCGCTACATGCGCAGCACCATGGTGGACCTGCGCGAGCAGGTCATGGGCTTCGAGACGGTGCAGGTCATCACCCACGACAACGTCAACATGGAGGTCGGCTCGGTCATCTACTACCAGATCGTCGACCCCGCGAAGGCGCTGTACCAGGTGGAGAACCTGGCGCTGGCGATTGAACAGCTCACGATGACGAACCTGCGCAACGTCATGGGCAGCCTGACGTTGGATCAGACGCTGACCAGCCGCGAGACGGTGAACACGCGCCTTCGCATCGTGCTGGACGAGGCCACGGAGAAGTGGGGCGTGAAGGTGACGCGCGTGGAGCTGCGTGAAATCGAGCCGCCCCAGGCCATCAAGTCCGCCATGGCCAAGCAGATGACCGCCGAGCGCGAGCGCCGCGCCGAGGTGACCAAGGCCGAGGGCGACAAGGCCGCCGCCATCCTCCAGGCCGAGGGCGAGAAGATCTCCCGCATCCTGCGCGCCGAGGCCGAGCGCGACGCGGAGATTGCCCGCGCCGAGGGCCACAAGCGCGCCACCATGCTGGAGGCCGAGGGCAAGGCGGAGGCCACGCGCCTCACCTTCGAGGCCATCCACAACGGCCGCGCCACCCCCGAAATCCTCGCGCTGCGCTACATGGAGACCCTCCAGGAGATGAGCAAGGGCGACAACAAGATGTTCATCCCCTACGAGGCCACCGCCACGCTCGGCGCCGTCTCCGCGCTCAAGGAGGTCTTCTTCAAGGACGACGAGGGCGCCAAGGCCAAGGCTCCCGCGCAGCGTCCGGCGCCCACCGCCGCGGCCCTCGCCGCGCAGGCGATTGCCCGGGGCAACGTGCTGGCCGAGTCCGCCACGCTCGCCGGCGTCCCCGCCGTGCCGCCGCGTCGCCCTCGCCCGCCCACCGAGCAGGACGAGTAG
- a CDS encoding NfeD family protein, with product MDLFPSAWQLWVAAALAFGVLELKLTGFGLVWFSAGALVASLAAGLGLTFLLQLGLFCAVSAGLFAASRTLFKNVFMRDASHLKTGVEAMVGQEAVVMEAIDAPHGGTVRINGELWMARSLTGAILAGELVTVEQVEGLKLWVRRPSATLSSVPSGEQNQEKV from the coding sequence ATGGACCTGTTCCCCTCCGCATGGCAGCTCTGGGTCGCCGCCGCCCTCGCCTTCGGCGTGCTGGAGCTCAAGCTGACCGGCTTCGGGCTCGTGTGGTTCTCCGCCGGGGCGCTCGTCGCCTCGCTCGCCGCGGGCCTGGGGCTGACCTTCCTGCTCCAGCTCGGGCTCTTCTGCGCCGTCTCCGCCGGGCTGTTCGCCGCCTCGCGCACCCTCTTCAAGAACGTTTTCATGCGGGATGCCTCGCACTTGAAGACGGGCGTCGAGGCCATGGTCGGTCAAGAGGCCGTGGTGATGGAGGCCATCGACGCGCCCCACGGGGGCACGGTGCGCATCAACGGCGAGCTGTGGATGGCCCGCTCGCTGACGGGCGCCATCCTCGCGGGCGAGCTCGTCACCGTGGAGCAGGTCGAAGGACTCAAGCTTTGGGTGCGCCGCCCCTCGGCGACGCTGTCATCGGTTCCCTCCGGGGAACAGAACCAGGAGAAGGTCTGA
- a CDS encoding GNAT family N-acetyltransferase, which yields MHLRNVTDEDLPLFFEHQRDPAALHMAAFPSREREAFMTHWRTRVLLPENVVRAIVVDGQVAGYISSWTQNGERLIAYWIGREHWGRGIATRALSEFLTVDPTRPLHACVAVHNVGSIRVLEKCGFRAEPQENPQVVDGVAELFMTLSP from the coding sequence ATGCACCTACGCAACGTCACGGACGAAGACCTCCCCCTCTTCTTCGAGCACCAACGCGACCCGGCCGCGCTGCACATGGCCGCCTTCCCGTCCCGGGAGCGAGAGGCCTTCATGACGCACTGGCGCACGAGGGTCCTCCTCCCCGAGAACGTCGTCCGCGCCATCGTCGTCGACGGACAGGTCGCCGGATACATCAGCAGCTGGACGCAGAACGGCGAGCGGCTCATCGCCTACTGGATTGGCCGCGAGCACTGGGGCCGGGGCATCGCGACCCGCGCGCTCTCGGAGTTCCTGACGGTGGACCCGACACGCCCGCTGCATGCGTGCGTGGCCGTCCACAACGTCGGCTCCATCCGCGTCCTCGAGAAGTGTGGCTTCCGCGCGGAGCCCCAGGAGAACCCGCAGGTCGTCGACGGCGTCGCCGAGCTCTTCATGACCCTGAGCCCGTAG
- a CDS encoding glycosyltransferase, whose translation MSKILMAAHPTAGHTNALRAMGVRLRELGHEVAMALAAPPLPFSNFWPEPLRVATTLPQAIQRDGLSLIRLQPAPAMLWYGARIPHARGVDELALALRLFTAGMKSQARHLAREIEASGIDMVLGDYLMPAALLAARLTKRPYAAFYHSALPFPVEGASPFGSGLPDDAPRDETWARAEQATQALGEWFDARVARDARALGVQLRPGGLLSAPISDDLNLLATLPELEPGLKPLTGPVEMTGPCLPRARDTDQDDPALRSLQPGRCHVYVSLGTVFNGQPRVFDAILDGLARHDVHTVVSAGASFGRLERRAGPRTLVFRQVPQVPLLRRVDFVVTHGGNNTVQESLAAGRPMVVIPFGGDQLANARRVERLGVGCVVLPSALDAASIASALSRLLEPEVTTRARALAASLEGVDGTERAVQAVLRWVK comes from the coding sequence ATGTCGAAAATCCTCATGGCGGCCCACCCCACGGCGGGCCACACCAACGCCCTGCGCGCCATGGGCGTGCGGCTGCGCGAGCTGGGGCACGAGGTCGCGATGGCCCTCGCCGCGCCGCCGCTCCCTTTTTCAAACTTCTGGCCCGAACCCCTGCGCGTGGCGACGACGCTGCCCCAGGCCATCCAGCGCGATGGCCTGAGTCTCATCCGGCTCCAGCCCGCACCCGCCATGCTCTGGTATGGCGCCCGGATTCCCCACGCTCGGGGCGTCGACGAGCTGGCCCTGGCGCTCCGCCTGTTCACCGCCGGGATGAAGTCGCAGGCGCGCCACCTCGCCCGTGAAATCGAGGCGTCCGGCATCGACATGGTGCTCGGCGACTACCTCATGCCCGCGGCGCTGCTCGCGGCCCGGCTGACGAAGCGGCCCTACGCGGCGTTCTACCACTCCGCGCTGCCGTTCCCCGTGGAGGGGGCGTCTCCCTTCGGCAGCGGCCTGCCGGACGACGCGCCTCGGGATGAGACCTGGGCGCGCGCGGAGCAGGCCACCCAGGCACTCGGTGAGTGGTTCGATGCCCGGGTCGCCAGGGACGCGCGAGCGCTGGGCGTGCAACTGCGGCCTGGCGGATTGCTCTCGGCACCCATCTCCGACGACCTCAACCTGCTGGCCACCCTTCCGGAGCTGGAGCCCGGGCTGAAGCCGCTCACGGGGCCCGTGGAGATGACCGGCCCCTGTCTTCCCCGTGCGCGCGACACGGACCAGGACGACCCCGCGCTGCGCTCCCTCCAGCCAGGGCGTTGCCACGTGTACGTGTCGCTGGGAACGGTGTTCAACGGCCAGCCCCGCGTGTTCGACGCCATCCTCGACGGACTGGCGCGACACGACGTCCACACCGTCGTCAGCGCGGGCGCCAGCTTCGGGCGGCTGGAGCGACGCGCGGGTCCGCGCACGCTCGTGTTCCGTCAGGTGCCCCAGGTGCCCCTGCTGCGGCGCGTGGACTTCGTGGTGACGCATGGCGGGAACAACACCGTGCAGGAGTCGCTCGCCGCGGGTCGCCCCATGGTGGTGATTCCCTTCGGTGGGGACCAGCTCGCGAACGCGCGCCGCGTGGAGCGGCTCGGCGTGGGGTGCGTGGTGCTCCCCTCGGCGCTGGATGCAGCCTCCATCGCGAGCGCGCTCTCCCGGCTCCTGGAGCCCGAGGTCACGACGCGGGCCCGCGCGCTCGCCGCCTCGCTGGAGGGCGTGGACGGAACCGAGCGCGCGGTGCAAGCGGTGCTGCGATGGGTGAAGTGA
- a CDS encoding NADPH-dependent F420 reductase: MTTSRCPADRGLHFIGQARSNSVTKRSFSGWSHSGGSLPQEAYMKIGIIGAGHIGATLARKWVKLGHQVSLANSRGPDSIRELAKEIGATAVTAAQAAKSGEVVVVTIPQRAVMDLPKDLFQGVPADVVVIDTGNYYPTRDGAIPALEQGKTESVWVGEVLGRPVVKAFNNIYSQSLADKSQPSGTPGRVALPVAGAPEAKAKVLRLIDELGFDPVDAGDLEGSWRQQPGTPCYTQDLDAPKLKAALAASDRSRIPEYRKAADDAAKPFFLAATQRKP, translated from the coding sequence CTGACGACGTCGCGCTGCCCGGCGGACCGAGGCCTCCATTTCATCGGGCAAGCCCGAAGCAACTCGGTTACCAAGCGTAGCTTCTCGGGTTGGAGCCACAGCGGTGGCTCCCTCCCCCAGGAGGCATACATGAAGATCGGCATCATCGGCGCGGGCCACATCGGCGCCACACTGGCGCGCAAGTGGGTGAAGCTGGGCCACCAGGTCTCCCTGGCGAACTCGCGGGGACCGGACTCGATTCGGGAGCTCGCGAAAGAGATCGGCGCCACGGCCGTCACGGCGGCCCAGGCGGCGAAGAGCGGCGAGGTCGTGGTCGTCACCATCCCCCAGCGCGCGGTGATGGACCTGCCCAAGGACCTCTTCCAGGGCGTACCCGCCGACGTGGTCGTCATCGATACCGGCAACTACTACCCGACCCGTGACGGCGCCATCCCCGCCCTCGAGCAAGGCAAGACGGAGAGCGTCTGGGTCGGCGAGGTGCTCGGCAGGCCGGTGGTCAAGGCCTTCAACAACATCTACTCCCAGTCCCTCGCGGACAAGAGCCAGCCTTCGGGCACGCCGGGCCGCGTCGCGCTCCCCGTCGCGGGAGCCCCCGAGGCCAAGGCGAAGGTCCTGCGCCTCATCGACGAGCTCGGCTTCGACCCGGTCGACGCTGGAGACCTCGAGGGCTCCTGGCGCCAGCAGCCGGGTACGCCCTGCTACACCCAGGACCTCGACGCCCCGAAGTTGAAGGCGGCCCTCGCCGCCTCGGACCGCAGCCGCATCCCCGAGTACCGGAAGGCCGCGGATGACGCGGCGAAGCCCTTCTTCCTCGCGGCGACCCAGCGCAAGCCCTGA
- a CDS encoding DUF4157 domain-containing protein — protein sequence MSDATHNGSPAPAPRSGQGFPLPEPVRGRLEHFFDADFSDVRIQVGTEALKHGALAFTAGSDVHFAPGCYAPWTRWGQHLLAHELTHVLQQRTLVTAHLDDGVLEAPELEMEAERMGAAFARGAPAPSRLAPASTLIRRGASGPSILQCYNIKKIYALANVRLPDTDVFEDLQFIHDALNNPQRMHVYFDFVNGLIKHRVKDLGWTPTESLVLTFKESVEQVRVKLPKLFEPAPSEMDFLRTMRGIRRPFHDVSAGLFHGEYEHSLQLDFIRRNFEFKHVYESTELKTDFRTVWDTLFDERYVIKVPEGARGGKELILSLWDVVMDIQGGFLQKSGPKGLSGLPTEQEPLTKEDLYQGSFGTSATLMHHAFGAYGLGLKTPPDYAPITGLSFGVLAKRYPYLAAAIIDRHMKRKLEAIKKSGSPDLGIDGYHEKHHSIEAKEARKKAVREVLAQLNTGEDVDWQVKPSRRTGDDTTKARPNTGLS from the coding sequence ATGTCTGACGCCACCCACAATGGTTCCCCTGCGCCCGCTCCAAGGTCGGGCCAAGGCTTTCCTCTCCCCGAACCCGTGCGGGGCAGACTGGAGCACTTCTTCGACGCGGACTTCTCCGACGTCCGCATCCAGGTAGGGACCGAAGCACTGAAGCATGGAGCGCTCGCGTTCACCGCGGGCTCGGACGTCCACTTCGCGCCCGGCTGCTATGCCCCCTGGACGCGCTGGGGCCAGCACCTGTTGGCCCATGAGTTGACCCACGTCCTCCAGCAGCGCACCCTGGTGACAGCGCACCTGGACGACGGCGTGCTCGAGGCACCGGAGCTCGAGATGGAGGCCGAGCGGATGGGCGCGGCCTTCGCACGAGGCGCCCCCGCCCCGAGTCGGCTTGCGCCCGCCTCGACCCTCATCAGGCGTGGCGCTTCAGGCCCCTCCATCCTCCAGTGCTACAACATCAAGAAGATCTACGCACTCGCCAACGTGCGACTCCCCGACACGGACGTCTTCGAGGACCTCCAGTTCATCCACGATGCGCTGAACAACCCCCAACGGATGCATGTCTACTTCGACTTCGTCAATGGGTTGATCAAGCACCGCGTCAAGGACCTGGGCTGGACGCCCACCGAGAGCCTGGTGTTGACGTTCAAGGAGTCCGTGGAGCAGGTCCGCGTCAAGCTGCCGAAGCTGTTCGAACCGGCGCCATCGGAGATGGACTTCCTCCGAACGATGCGCGGCATCCGGAGGCCTTTTCATGACGTCTCCGCGGGGCTGTTCCATGGAGAGTACGAGCACAGTCTCCAGCTCGACTTCATCCGCAGGAACTTCGAATTCAAGCACGTCTATGAATCCACCGAGCTGAAGACGGACTTCCGGACCGTCTGGGACACCCTCTTCGACGAGAGGTATGTCATCAAGGTTCCCGAGGGAGCCAGGGGAGGAAAAGAGCTCATCCTCTCCCTCTGGGATGTGGTCATGGACATCCAGGGAGGCTTTTTGCAGAAGTCGGGCCCCAAGGGCCTCTCCGGGCTTCCCACGGAGCAGGAACCGTTGACCAAGGAAGACCTCTATCAAGGCAGCTTCGGCACCTCCGCGACGCTCATGCACCATGCCTTCGGTGCCTATGGCCTCGGACTCAAGACGCCTCCTGACTACGCTCCCATCACGGGACTCTCGTTCGGCGTCCTCGCGAAACGCTATCCCTATCTCGCCGCCGCCATCATCGACCGCCACATGAAGCGGAAGCTGGAAGCCATCAAGAAGTCCGGTTCTCCGGATCTGGGCATCGACGGCTATCACGAGAAGCATCACTCCATCGAGGCCAAGGAAGCGCGCAAGAAGGCGGTCCGCGAGGTGCTCGCGCAGCTGAACACCGGAGAAGACGTCGACTGGCAGGTCAAGCCCAGCCGTCGCACCGGGGACGACACGACGAAGGCCCGACCCAATACCGGACTGAGCTGA
- a CDS encoding RNA polymerase sigma factor, with the protein MRDPGNEVEQTEGYYRRYGEAVHRRCLRLLGDEAQAWDSTQEVFLRVHSNLKQLRAAGSALSWLLTVADRQCFSVLRRQRTEATHALSRLAPLPDARATPEAALERLLVDADLVRRVLAHCPEDVQRIVAHRFIDELEQEQIATLLDVSRKTVQRKLQTFFDTARRLLDVAPRTEPRKGTAPA; encoded by the coding sequence GTGCGCGATCCGGGGAACGAGGTCGAGCAGACCGAGGGCTACTACCGTCGCTATGGCGAAGCCGTGCATCGGCGGTGTCTGCGACTGCTCGGCGATGAGGCGCAGGCCTGGGACTCGACGCAGGAGGTCTTCCTTCGCGTCCATTCCAACCTGAAGCAGCTTCGCGCCGCAGGCTCCGCCTTGTCGTGGCTGCTCACCGTGGCGGACCGACAATGCTTCTCCGTGCTGCGCCGCCAGCGCACCGAGGCCACCCATGCGCTGTCGCGACTGGCGCCACTTCCAGACGCCCGCGCAACCCCGGAGGCCGCGCTGGAGCGACTGCTGGTGGACGCGGACCTGGTCAGACGCGTCCTCGCGCACTGCCCGGAGGACGTCCAGCGCATCGTCGCCCACCGCTTCATCGACGAGCTGGAGCAGGAGCAGATCGCCACGCTGCTCGACGTCTCCCGCAAGACGGTGCAGCGCAAGTTGCAGACCTTCTTCGACACCGCGCGGCGACTCCTGGACGTCGCCCCCCGCACCGAACCTCGAAAGGGAACGGCCCCCGCATGA